In Xyrauchen texanus isolate HMW12.3.18 chromosome 27, RBS_HiC_50CHRs, whole genome shotgun sequence, one genomic interval encodes:
- the LOC127620831 gene encoding uncharacterized protein LOC127620831, with protein sequence MKHRPKTRCCSDCPNCGKAVRINAKAVACDFCDAFVHIKCGNIASKIYELAVKSNSDIPLACNRCCMNEMCHANGTDCLEETMHCSGDSLVDARNDCEAVFSRKGLHFIHINARSLLPKLEEVSQLASTSKAAVIAVSETWLDGSIQDVEVELTGYSIYRHDRSRNGGGVCLFIRNDLTYNPRTDLHEKGLESAWIELLLPKTKPIIICVCYRPPKQTDFYELFEMFFCRSNVCMENECIIRPMGDFNTNVLQPRTNSLKESLSTICKVSGLQQLITEPTRVSVNSQTLLDLILVSERENISQSGVLDIALSDHNVTFCTRKISKSQLKTGNHSSIRYRCTKHYTTEDFKERLSRRDWSDVLGSNDVDGAWSLFKQHFLAALDNVAPMKETRIKQRSAIWMTSDILDLIRQRDKWFRKFKRSTLSCDYDKYIYFRNQTSYKVQKTKSEFYADAITANLHQPKKLWKVLSDMGVKEKSKSKSGNISLVIEDKRISDKQQVACVFNTFFTTVAASLFDKLQSVSGRYDPSFVNSFYINKHVTPDAFEIGPVSEERVRLCLSTLSTNKATGQDLIPSRFLSDSANVISRVLTHIINLSLSQGIFPSGMKRARVVPLFKKNSRSDVVIIGLYQFCQPYRRCLSVWCMSRWKSILSNKIYCMNFSRDLEQHTLLKPVLFIYVIILDKTLKESMWA encoded by the coding sequence ATGAAACACCGGCCAAAGACGAGATGTTGCAGTGACTGTCCTAACTGCGGTAAGGCTGTGAGGATAAACGCTAAAGCTGTCGCATGTGACTTTTGTGATGCTTTTGTTCacataaaatgtggaaatatTGCATCTAAAATCTATGAACTGGCCGTAAAGAGTAATTCTGACATTCCGTTAGCATGCAACAGGTGTTGTATGAATGAAATGTGTCACGCGAACGGCACTGATTGTCTGGAGGAGACAATGCATTGTTCTGGGGACAGTTTGGTTGATGCAAGGAATGACTGTGAGGCTGTTTTTAGTCGGAAAGGGCTTCATTTTATTCATATTAATGCAAGGAGCTTGCTGCCTAAACTTGAGGAGGTCAGTCAACTTGCAAGTACCTCTAAGGCTGCGGTGATTGCCGTGTCGGAAACCTGGCTTGATGGATCAATACAGGATGTTGAAGTTGAGCTTACGGGTTACTCCATCTACAGGCACGATCGGAGCAGAAACGGAGGAGGAGTGTGCCTATTTATAAGGAATGATTTGACATATAACCCGCGGACTGATCTCCATGAGAAGGGTTTGGAGTCTGCATGGATTGAACTGTTGCTTCCTAAAACTAAGCCCATTATTATTTGCGTTTGTTATAGACCTCCTAAGCAAACAGATTTTTATGAGctctttgaaatgtttttttgtagGAGTAATGTATGTATGGAGAATGAATGTATCATTAGGCCTATGGGTGATTTTAACACAAATGTACTACAGCCTCGTACTAATAGTTTGAAAGAATCTCTTTCAACTATTTGTAAGGTGTCTGGCCTACAACAGTTAATCACTGAACCTACTAGAGTGTCTGTCAACAGTCAAACCCTATTGGACTTAATATTAGTTTCAGAACGTGAAAATATTTCTCAATCAGGCGTCCTTGATATTGCTTTGAGTGATCATAACGTCACTTTTTGCACTCGCAAAATATCTAAATCACAATTGAAGACTGGTAACCATAGTTCAATTAGGTACAGATGCACAAAACATTATACAACTGAGGattttaaagaaaggctttccaGGAGGGATTGGTCAGATGTTTTAGGAAGCAATGATGTTGATGGGGCTTGGTCTTTGTTTAAACAGCACTTTTTAGCTGCTCTTGATAATGTTGCACCAATGAAGGAGACCAGAATTAAACAGAGAAGTGCAATTTGGATGACTTCTGACATTCTGGATCTCATTAGACAACGTGATAAATGGTTCAGAAAGTTTAAGAGGTCAACTTTGTCTTGTGATTacgataaatatatatattttcgcaATCAGACTAGTTATAAGGTACAGAAAACAAAGTCTGAATTTTATGCCGATGCTATTACGGCAAACTTACATCAGCCTAAAAAGCTATGGAAAGTTCTTAGTGATATGGGCGTtaaagaaaaatctaaatctaaGTCTGGTAATATTAGTTTAGTTATTGAGGATAAAAGGATTTCTGACAAACAGCAGGTTGCTTGTGTTTTTAATACCTTTTTTACAACAGTTGCTGCCAGTCTGTTTGATAAGTTGCAGAGTGTGTCAGGTAGATATGACCCATCGTTTGTAAATTCcttttatataaacaaacatgttacTCCTGATGCTTTTGAGATTGGCCCTGTATCAGAGGAGAGGGTGAGATTGTGTCTATCCACATTGTCAACTAACAAAGCTACTGGACAGGACCTTATTCCGTCCAGATTTTTGAGCGATAGTGCCAATGTAATTTCTAGGGTACTCACCCATATAATAAATTTGTCTTTAAGTCAGGGTATCTTTCCAAGTGGTATGAAAAGGGCTAGGGTAGTCCCCCTTTTTAAGAAAAATAGTAGATCAGATGTTGTAATTATAGGCCTGTATCAATTCTGTCAACCATATCGAAGGTGTTTGAGCGTCTGGTGTATGAGCAGGTGGAAGAGTATCTTGTCAAACAAAATCTACTGTATGAACTTCAGTCGGGATTTAGAGCAGCATACTCTACTGAAACCTGTCTTATTCATTTATGTGATTATATTAGACAAAACTTTGAAGGAAAGTATGTGGGCATGA